The proteins below come from a single Salinilacihabitans rarus genomic window:
- a CDS encoding DUF5800 family protein, with product MTTLAFDEDGVDVVYEGTEFRLERKLIEEATGKSYHDVTDHEVLKIVAPQPDLRGEPRRVGDILD from the coding sequence ATGACCACGCTCGCGTTCGACGAGGACGGCGTCGACGTCGTCTACGAGGGCACGGAGTTTCGCCTCGAACGGAAACTGATCGAGGAGGCGACGGGGAAGTCCTACCACGACGTCACCGACCACGAGGTGCTGAAGATCGTCGCTCCCCAGCCCGACCTGCGCGGCGAGCCGCGTCGGGTGGGCGACATTCTGGACTGA